One genomic segment of Cellulophaga sp. HaHaR_3_176 includes these proteins:
- the lysA gene encoding diaminopimelate decarboxylase produces MTQNDLLNIAKTYGDPVYVYDSEKIISQFNRLTNAFSGVKKLKLNYACKALSNITILKLMNSLGSGLDTVSIQEVQLGLLAGFKPENIIYTPNGVSLEEIEEASKLGVRINIDNLSILEQFGSKYPTVPVCIRINPHVMAGGNSNISVGHIDSKFGISIHQIPHLLRIVELTKMNINGIHMHTGSDILDIDVFLYASEILFETATNFKNLDFIDFGSGFKVPYKEGDIETNIEELGKKLSQKFNEFCKEYGKELTLAFEPGKFLVSEAGSFLAKVNVVKQTTSTVFASIDSGFNHLIRPMLYGSHHQIENISNPNGRERYYSVVGYICETDTFASNRRINEISEGDILSFKNAGAYCFTMASNYNSRFRPPEVLWHDGKAVLIRERENLDDIIRNQVDTKDLFAKKEKASTK; encoded by the coding sequence ATGACGCAAAACGACTTATTGAACATAGCAAAAACATACGGAGATCCTGTATATGTTTATGATTCTGAAAAAATAATATCTCAGTTTAACAGACTGACTAACGCTTTTAGTGGTGTTAAAAAATTGAAATTAAATTACGCTTGTAAAGCATTATCAAATATTACCATATTAAAGTTAATGAACAGCTTAGGTAGCGGTTTAGATACCGTTTCTATTCAAGAGGTTCAATTAGGTTTACTTGCTGGTTTTAAACCTGAAAATATAATATACACACCAAACGGAGTATCTTTAGAAGAAATTGAAGAAGCTTCTAAATTAGGTGTTAGAATTAATATAGATAACTTATCTATATTAGAACAATTTGGCAGCAAATACCCTACTGTACCTGTTTGTATACGTATTAACCCACATGTTATGGCTGGAGGAAACTCTAACATTTCTGTTGGTCATATCGATTCTAAATTCGGTATTAGTATTCATCAAATTCCTCATTTATTACGCATTGTGGAGTTGACAAAAATGAATATTAATGGTATTCACATGCATACTGGTAGTGATATTTTAGATATCGACGTTTTCCTTTATGCTTCTGAAATATTATTCGAAACAGCTACAAACTTTAAAAATCTAGATTTTATCGATTTTGGTAGTGGCTTTAAAGTACCTTATAAAGAGGGGGATATTGAAACAAATATTGAAGAATTAGGAAAAAAATTATCTCAGAAATTTAACGAATTCTGTAAAGAATATGGAAAAGAGCTTACATTAGCCTTTGAGCCTGGTAAATTTTTAGTGAGTGAAGCAGGTTCTTTCTTAGCAAAAGTTAATGTTGTAAAACAAACTACATCTACTGTTTTTGCTAGTATTGATTCAGGCTTTAACCACTTAATACGCCCAATGCTTTACGGGTCACATCACCAAATAGAAAACATTTCGAACCCTAATGGTAGAGAACGCTACTATTCAGTGGTTGGTTATATATGCGAAACTGATACTTTTGCAAGTAACCGTAGAATAAACGAAATATCAGAAGGTGATATCTTAAGCTTCAAAAATGCTGGTGCTTACTGCTTTACAATGGCTAGTAATTACAATAGTAGATTTAGACCGCCAGAAGTATTATGGCACGACGGCAAAGCTGTTCTTATTAGAGAAAGAGAAAACTTAGATGATATTATTAGAAACCAAGTTGATACGAAAGACTTGTTTGCCAAGAAAGAAAAAGCATCTACGAAATAA
- a CDS encoding LON peptidase substrate-binding domain-containing protein, translating to MRLPLFPLQSIFFPGEKIPLHIFEPRYLQLIYDCKNEAISFGIPVYLNQLMPFGVEVVLEEIVKLYSTGEMDIICRAKKVIKIVAFEKNMGDKLYSGGVVTIIEDIRDGEIEIKRRVVNKIQVLYQLMGIPSVQTLAEEFDSFTLAHKIGLSKSQEYKLLQISIESDRLRFIETHLDELIVVLKEVNRTKETIKFNGHFKNLDPLKFDDFKF from the coding sequence ATGAGACTACCTCTGTTCCCCCTCCAATCTATTTTTTTTCCAGGAGAAAAAATACCATTACATATTTTTGAACCTCGCTATTTACAACTTATCTACGATTGTAAAAATGAAGCAATCTCATTTGGTATTCCTGTTTACTTAAATCAACTAATGCCTTTTGGAGTAGAGGTAGTTTTAGAGGAAATAGTTAAACTCTATTCAACAGGTGAAATGGATATTATATGCAGAGCGAAAAAAGTAATTAAGATAGTTGCGTTTGAAAAAAATATGGGTGACAAGCTATATTCAGGAGGTGTTGTTACGATCATAGAGGATATAAGAGATGGGGAAATAGAAATAAAACGTAGGGTGGTTAATAAAATACAGGTGTTATATCAGTTAATGGGAATTCCGTCAGTACAAACTTTAGCAGAAGAATTTGATAGTTTTACATTAGCTCATAAAATAGGATTATCTAAAAGTCAAGAATATAAATTATTACAGATTAGTATTGAGAGTGATAGGTTGCGTTTTATTGAAACCCATTTAGATGAGTTAATTGTAGTATTAAAAGAGGTTAATAGAACAAAAGAAACTATAAAATTTAATGGACATTTTAAGAATCTTGACCCCTTGAAATTTGATGATTTTAAATTTTAA
- a CDS encoding DUF255 domain-containing protein has translation MKNNTQISKFTVFVFFLFISLGMNAQEVTWLTWDEAAKLAETDKKPKKIFVDVYTDWCGWCKKMDKDTFQNTEVAAYMEKNYYMVKLDGEGKDPIEFKGKTFKFIPSGRNGYHEFAAALMQGKLSYPTTIFLDEKMNMLSPVPGYQKPDAFLKIAKYFGDDIHKEKDWKAYSEETK, from the coding sequence ATGAAAAATAACACCCAAATATCAAAGTTTACTGTTTTCGTTTTTTTCTTATTTATTTCATTAGGTATGAACGCTCAAGAAGTAACTTGGTTAACTTGGGATGAAGCCGCTAAACTAGCTGAGACAGATAAAAAACCTAAGAAAATTTTTGTAGATGTTTATACTGACTGGTGCGGTTGGTGTAAAAAAATGGACAAGGATACTTTTCAAAACACTGAAGTAGCTGCTTACATGGAAAAAAACTACTACATGGTAAAGTTAGATGGCGAAGGAAAAGACCCAATAGAATTCAAAGGAAAAACATTCAAGTTTATACCTTCTGGAAGAAACGGATATCACGAATTTGCTGCTGCTTTAATGCAAGGTAAATTAAGTTACCCTACTACTATATTTCTTGATGAGAAAATGAATATGCTATCTCCCGTACCTGGATACCAAAAACCAGATGCTTTTTTAAAAATAGCAAAATATTTTGGCGATGATATTCATAAAGAAAAAGATTGGAAAGCCTACTCTGAAGAAACGAAATAA